From a region of the Gossypium raimondii isolate GPD5lz chromosome 10, ASM2569854v1, whole genome shotgun sequence genome:
- the LOC105778064 gene encoding uncharacterized protein LOC105778064 has product MGCGISRLEIIKEGDASQLYTQLSLVHRPNDCAITHSRLVSKKTLPNKREEHAKGEGIHNKKVNPEEKGIKQKENEEAFIDKQGFEDDVYDRNDDISYTRSPSFRVYCIPSQSDDGNNEFDHNLEEIKDDQQVHVENDKKRSSIGRGKTNDKGQEKKIFKSHIFRNIFHSSC; this is encoded by the exons ATGGGTTGTGGAATTTCAAGACTCGAAATCATCAAAGAGGGAGACGCCTCGCAGTTATACACTCAATTAAGCCTCGTTCATCGACCCAATGACTGTGCCATTACCCATAGTCGCCTTGTTTCGAAGAAAACGTTACCTAACAAGAGGGAAGAGCATGCAAAGGGAGAGGGTATTCATAATAAGAAGGTGAATCCCGAGGAAAAAGGAATCaaacaaaaggaaaatgaagaggCCTTCATTGATAAACAAGGTTTTGAGGATGATGTATATGATAGAAACGATGACATTTCATACACGCGATCACCAAGTTTTAGGGTATACTGCATTCCATCTCAATCTGACGatggaaataatgaatttgatCATAATCTAGAGGAAATAAAGGACGACCAACAAGTACATGTTGAAAATGACAAGAAG AGATCAAGTATAGGACGAGGGAAGACAAATGACAAAGGACAAGAAAAAAAGATTTTCAAGAGCCATATATTTCGAAATATATTCCACTCCTCATGTTAG